The sequence CACTGTCGGTCGTGTATGTTGTCTCCTGCAGCGGTAAAAAGCATTAATTTTTTGGTGGATTGACGATGGGACCCTGAAATACATGGTTGAAATTGTACCATACATTATATACACACGAAAATTTGTGTGGGcatctaatattatataatatataaatttcttaGTATATATTATTAGATATTTGGTAGCCATCCTACCAAAGGGACAAATGCATTTTATaacaaagttatatatatatatatatgtatgtaaatatagTTTAATTATAGTGGGTTTTTTTTATTGTGAGCTTCACTTATcgtttaaccaaaaaaaaaaaaagaaattgatttctCTGTATTTCTTCATCTTTGCTCTAGTAGTTTGGTTGATCTTTTAATCAACATGGAAGCAATCTTCcacaatgaaaatttttatatttggctctaggaaaataaagaaaaggcaaataaaagacaacaagagaaatcattttttttttttatgggtcaAATGATAAGTAAGGCCCCAAATAAGAAgtccagtatatatatatatatatatatatatatatatatatatatatataaaaattagtctcaaataaaatataatttattttattaaattaagatcCATTCATAATAATCattgcatttaaaaaataataatatatatttatattaatagaattcaataatctttaaatttaaatatgaattttagcttaatcaaataaaataaatattatttaagatAAACTGATAtataatgattttaattttcaatgacattttttgtgataaatttatttattttctttcttctttttttttttttatgctaaagGATGAATTTGTTTATCCAAATTATGATTTCAAAAgcatatgaatattaaaaaaagaaaaaaaaaaaaaaaagaaaaagaacgcATTCAGTCTTTAAAAGATACATTTGCTGAGAAAAATACACAATCATTTTGATCAGTTCGAACGATATTTTGAAACACTagtgttgttttcttttttggatgcGTGAGCCCCGAGGTTCAAGATTTCACCAAACCGTTGtttaaggaataaaaaaatgtgtttttgttgtttttttttttccaatttattgtTGCTTTATGAAACATGAATTTTGGAAGTTACTCTTTTTTAAAGGTTAACAAATAGCAAAAGTTGACTTCGGAGGCATACATATAGGTCGACAAGAATGATGATTATGAAACCGAGTATAATTCAAAAAGAGTGTTGCTGGTCCAACGGTAAACCCTGATGTGATGCCACTTTGAGCCGTTGGATTACTAGTTTGAATTTTTTGCTCCACCAATTTAAACTTCAAAGTTCAAACCGTGTTGGACTTCATTTACATAAGAATACAAAGACTTCGTTTACATAAgaatacaaaagaaaacaataataataaaaataaaaatccaaagtttttcaaaataaaatagacgGCTTTTCTATCTCTTTCCATATGGCCATAAATTGTATGGACTATGGATTTTACACTAACACTTGGAGAATATTATTTAGATAAGGAGTTCCTTGTTTTTTCCGCTGCACTGAAAATTTTATTACcattcgtatatatatatatatatatatatatatacttttttttttttctgaggaCGAAAACAAAAAGTTCACCATTTATTTAACCAAAATATTCTCCATACATAATTATAAATCATCAGATTATTTACGTTGGGATTAAAGATGAACAAAATGATGAAATTTGGAATggaaattatagtttttattggaaactaaaattgttaaaaaagtaataaaaaaaatttgaaccgTTGGAGGAATTGatttggagaagaaaaaaaagaagaacaagagtcGAAGTAGAATCCAAAGAGGGGCCAAAATTGTTGGAAAATGACATGGTAACGTAGATCTAGGGGGGGGGGCGGGGTGGGTGTTTGAGAAAATTCAGGTACATTTTCGTTTTTCgctttcattattaattattattattacaaagagagaaaaaaaaaataaaaaaaaaaaaaataaaaccaaaattcacTCAAATCGGCTCCACTGTCGCATTAGCTGGCTTTttaaaaattgcttttttttattttgattttttcgttttttgtttttttgaaacaaataagAAAGAAGCCACTTCCATTCCACGCTTCTTCTCCTCACCGTCACTACCAACTTTccctccccctctctctctttctctcctgtCGTTCGCTTTTCTTCTTTCTCGCTGATACGGTGCCGTTTTTCTCAGATCCGGGCGATCTGAGCCTGACTGACTGAGTTTTTGGTTGCCGGCGCCGGATCTTTGCGGTTAAGATTAGAAGAAATGGAGAACCTCATCTCTCTGGTCAACAAAATTCAAAGGGCTTGTACGGCACTTGGTGACCATGGCGAAGCTAGCGCATTACCTACTCTTTGGGACTCTCTCCCTGCGATCGCTGTTGTCGGTGGTCAGGTTAGCTCCCTCATCTTCTTGGTTTTGCTTTCtcaaccttttctttttctttttttttttttgtgatggtTTTTGATTATGGTCTGATTTGCTAACTTTTTgcttgtttatatataaatatatttcaaaaattatttgtaaaagatTTCGTGTTGGTCGTctaaatctttgtttttttgttcaataagtTTTGGGGggatctaaaaagaaaaaaaaaacaaaaacaaatgtttTTGAAAGTATTTTTGATCTTTGTTATTAAcagaaatgaaatgaaattctAATGTACGGTTTTGATTTAATCGTGAGAAGTTGAAATCAAGATGATCTCTTACTGCTTTAGATTTATGCAATTTTTGATGTATTTGGAATTGTTTTTGGTCTATTTTGTGCATTTTGGAGCTTGAACAAAAtcgatttaattaaatatagtatATGGTCGTGCAAAACTAATTGCTTGCTgatatttttatgttgttttctcAGAGTTCAGGCAAGTCTTCTGTGTTGGAAAGTATTGTTGGCAAGGACTTTTTACCCCGTGGTTCAGGTAACTAACTTTACGGTGTTGAACTGGTTGATTCCAATAATGGGGTTTCATTCTTAATAAAATATCGTGGCAAATGATGAATGGAAATATTTTGCAGGTATTGTTACTCGGCGTCCTCTTGTCTTACAGCTTCATAAGATTGCTGAGGGAAGCAGAGAATACGCAGAGTTTCTTCACCTTCCGAGAAAAAGATTTACTGATTTTAGTAAGTTTCTTTTCTTGAGTCTTTGTTTTGGTATATGGCAATGGATtagtacaatttttttcttcttgctaCGTTAAGGGTCTGTTTGAACTTTTgcataaaatatcattttgtttTCACCATGTTGTACTTAACATAGAAAATTGGTATCCTGGcatatttttcttgtttggaGAGAGGGTGGAGACATATTGCCTTTGTGGTTATTCCACCTTACctaataatttaaatcttaattgtGAAGCTGCCGTGAGGAAAGAGATTCAAGATGAGACAGACAGAGAAACCGGTCGTACCAAACAAATCTCTAGTATTCCAATTCATCTTAGCATATATTCACCTAATGGTAAGATGTGGAGTTTGAAGTTTTGCCTATTGTCACAAGTTCTATTTTGTCTCATGAATATCCTTagtatttctaatatatatatatatatatatgtacgtatatataatattatggtAGCAGTGATTTGACATTTTACTATTTCTTGAATACTGACAGTTGTCAACTTGACGCTCATTGATCTTCCTGGACTTACAAAAGTAGCAGTTGGTGAGTAATGTGTTTCTTAGTTTGGCTATATGATGCAGGTCCTGTACAGAGCTAGATGCTTCGGCCCTCACTGTTATCACTTGTCATATATGTGCTCATAACAAATTTCAagtaaaattaaaggaaaacgATAGCTAAAGACCTAAAGAAATATCTCATTTCTGATTCtaggaaaatgaaagaaatcaaTTAAACCTGAGTCCCTTACAGTTCCAGGAATATGttcatttttccattcttttCCCAGTCTTTTTGCAACATATTAATGTTCTCttcttttcatattattatattgCTTTAATATATTGTCTTGGATGATGTAGAGGGCCAACCAGACAGTGTTGTGCAAGAAATTGAGAATATGGTCCGCTCCTATATCGAGAAGGTAATAGTAGATATTAAGTAATATGTTTGTGTAGCATGTAATGTGttaaaagcatattttaatTCTGATGATTTATTTCCCCTCTGTTTCCCATTTCATGTCAGTGGATCcaattgttatataaaatatgaagtgtatggcattatttatattttggaatttggattTCCGAGTAATATTAATTCAGCTGTATTCTTGTTGATGGccattgcaaaaataaaaattattaccgTGTTGCATTACTTATTTCTGAACTTTTTGCGCAGCCCAACTGTATTATCCTTGCAATTTCACCTGCCAATCAAGATCTTGCTACATCTGATGCAATTAAAATCTCCCGTGAAGTAGATCCTACGGGTAACTAAAATTGGCTTCTTTCTGTCTTTattgatattgaattttttttataaaaaatgggCTTGGCTGTGTTCTCTCCCCgccccaccaaaaaaaagaggaaagaatTATGTAAAGTTTCTTTTggaaataatatgaaaaaaatgtgGCTACTCTCTAATGGCTGCACCAATTTTTATTATACAAGACTTAATGGATGTTCCAGTACTCAGTTTCTAGCTATCACTTTTCAGGGGAGAGAACACTTGGAGTCTTGACAAAGATTGACCTTATGGACAAGGGTACCGATGCAGTTGAGGTAGATTGGcttaatttcttgttttgatGTGACACAGGATAATTTTATAATgtctgaaatttaaaaagtcaaaaagaaattttttttggttccaaCATCTTTTGGAATTCTTCTTGAACCTTCTGCATGCTTAAGATTGTTAGGATGAAACCTAGATAGCCACTAATGCTAGTATATCAGGTGTTGCTTTTATCACCTGCATATCTTAGTGAATGTGTAGGTGAGGGTATTACCTGATTGGTCGTATGTACTTGCTTTGAGTTGTGCCAATAATGGCGCCAAAAAGATTCTCAAAGCAGCCTTTTGAGACAGTTTGCTTGTGAAATTCTGTTCTTTTTTATTGAAGAACCTAAACTCCTTTACCCACCAGTTCTTCAACTGGCTGTATATGTTTCCAAGATTTCtagattgaattttatttttttgggtaaaagatTTAATTTTGTTAGATAATAATGaacagaaaaattatttgtttctcaATGCAGGTCACTTCCAGTAGTGAATCATACTTTCTATAAATGCTAGGAATGTGGTTGTGTGTGTCATTAAGGCTTATTTATTGTTTTCAGTTAGAAGCCTTACATGCATTTTTTCATTTCTATGTGCTGATTCACTTAACCTCTTTTGTGCTTGCTTAGATTTTGGAAGGGAAGTCTTACAGGCTAAAATTCCCTTGGGTGGGAGTTGTGAACCGATCACAAGCAGATATTAATAAGAATGTTGACATGATTGCTGCTCGGCGTAGAGAGCGTGaatatttttcaagtacacctgaATACAAGCACCTTGCTCATAGAATGGGTTCTGAGCATCTTGCTAAGATGCTTTCTAAGGTAGGATAAGGTCTTTCTTATTTGGCTTGTTCTCTTTGTAAGATTCAGTGATATAGTTCTTCTGTGATATTTACTATTGTTATGTTTTCAGCATTTGGAAAATGTTATCAAGTCCAAAATCCCAGGAATCCAGTCTCTTATTAGCAAGACAATTTCTGATCTCGAATCTGAACTGTCTCGTCTTGGAAAGCCTATTGCGGCTGATGCTGGAGTGAGTTTTATTTACTTTCCTGTTTCACTTGATCTATCATTATACTGCACAAGAATAGCAGGTGATATTGCTTTTCTCTTTTAGGGAAAATTATATTCCATCATGGAGATTTGCCGTGCTTTTGATCAAATATACAAAGAGCATCTGGATGGCGTGTATgtgatacctttttttttttttttaaaaataatttttatacctTTGTCCAGCTTAGTTGAATATATATCTCTTCTTCTATCCATTAAGACATTAATGAATTTTTGGTATCTTCATTGCTGTCCACAGGCGCCCTGGTGGTGACAAAATTTACAACGTTTTTGATAATCAGCTTCCAGCTGCCCTTAAGAGGCTGCAATTTGATAAGCAACTTTCAATGGAAAACATACGGAAGCTCATTACTGAAGCTGATGGATATCAACCTCATTTAATAGCTCCTGAACAAGGATACCGTCGACTCATTGAATCTACTTTAGTTACTATAAGAGGCCCTGCTGAGGCAGCTGTTGATGCAGTACGTGTGACATTCTTTTTGGTAACTTCAAACATTCAACTTTGGTTTTCATGAGAATTAACTTATATTCATGTTTTCAGGTTCATTCATTACTGAAAGATTTGGTTCACAAGGCTGTCAGTGAGACCGTGGTATGTTTGTACCCTTTGCCAAAATTTATTGCTTTTGTTGTTGTCTTTTTCTGAGCTGTTGGTTTAACTTCAAACATTAATCAATATACTTACCAGgcatatagaaaaaaataataataaaaaaaaaaaatagaacgaTTTTTCAGGGAAACTTGTTATGTTAATGCTCCctgttttaaatttgaattgaatACTTTATTCACATGGCTTGTATCACATTCATGCATGCTCTGGCAGCTGCATGTGCTAACACTCATGCATAAGCACATTCATCAATGCCCCCAATATAGGGGTTAGGCAATGCATAAATCATGTCTTCCTTCTTTTATGCATGCAAACGCTGGTTTTTaagctaataaaattaaaacctaTGCTGCCTGCTTTAAAAGTTTTGAAGACTCCAGATACCTGAAATTCCTTTCCCCAGTTAGTATGTTTGGTTCATTGTTCTGCAAGCTGTTAAAACAAGTCTGGTTCTGACTGACAGGAGCTAAGGCAATATCCTGGTCTTAGAGTAGAGGTCGGGAATGCAGCTTGTGAATCACTTGAGAGAATGAGGGATGAAAGCAAGAAAGCAACGCTGAAGTTAGTTGATATGGAATGTAGTTACCTGACAGTTGATTTCTTCCGTAAGCTTCCTCAAGATGTTGAGAAGGGTGGCAACCCATCACATTCTATTTTTGATAGATACAACGATGGATATCTCAGGCGAATTGGTAAGTCCTATAAAAGTGAAAGTTAATCTTGTGTGTTAGTGCTTGCTGTTTTGTTCTGTTTCAACTGGTAACCAGCATCACTGCTGACATTGAGTATACTTATCTTGCTTTATATAACAGGAACTACAGTTCTGTCATATGTCAACATGGTATGTGCAACTTTGCGAAACTCTATTCCCAAATCCGTTGTCTATTGTCAAGTTCGTGAGGCCAAACGAAGCTTGCTTGACCATTTCTTCACCGAGTTGGGAAAAATGGATGTGAGTGAAATATTTTCCTGTTTTCATAACAATATGTGCTTGTTTTGAAGGTAAGACAAATTCCTTTTGAATCGAGTTTTTAACTCCATTGGACTTTAAATTTCCCGAGCAGCAAAAGCGTTTGTCAGCATTGTTGAACGAGGATCCAGCAGTCATGGAACGGCGTGCTGCCCTTGCAAAGAGGCTGGAACTGTATAGGAGTGCACAAGCGGAGATTGATACAGTGGCCTGGGCCAAGTAGTTCCGCAGCAAATAATACCATCTCATTTGTATGTGGAATTTGGCGTAGATGGCGGcttaaaaattcattcattcatgATTTACTTTATGATAGGAGCAGAAATGGATTGGCTACTATATATCtttcttgtattttatatgTAACATGGAATTTGCTAAAGGAGGTGATGGCATTTTAGTCGGTCACTTGTATTCATCGCCTTCAAAGTGCTTTATATACTACATTATGATATACGGATGtgtcatttttttccccccctcttTGTTTAAGGTATATAATATGTTTGGTtcgactttttattttatttttattttttgtaaatctcCGACTTAAGGTGtggaatttgattattttttgagaaaagCATTGATTTTATGCTGTATTTGAAGGGtccaaccagaaaaaaaaaaaaaaaagaacactgCATATTAGATAACGCAATTTTCATTTATTCGtctatttaaatcatttttgttTCTCATGAAGTGTTTCATTTCCTCTATTTCACTTGAAGTTACACTTCGGAATTTTCATTCATGGCCGAACTTTTTGTAGATGGAAGGCATTTTCCcttctttaattttcttcttttttctttctctttttgttgaTTTCACTTGACATTCAAGTAAAGATCTCATTGTTGATTTCACTTGATATTCAAGTAAAGATCTCATTCCTTGCAGTC comes from Ziziphus jujuba cultivar Dongzao chromosome 6, ASM3175591v1 and encodes:
- the LOC107429831 gene encoding dynamin-related protein 5A; this encodes MENLISLVNKIQRACTALGDHGEASALPTLWDSLPAIAVVGGQSSGKSSVLESIVGKDFLPRGSGIVTRRPLVLQLHKIAEGSREYAEFLHLPRKRFTDFTAVRKEIQDETDRETGRTKQISSIPIHLSIYSPNVVNLTLIDLPGLTKVAVEGQPDSVVQEIENMVRSYIEKPNCIILAISPANQDLATSDAIKISREVDPTGERTLGVLTKIDLMDKGTDAVEILEGKSYRLKFPWVGVVNRSQADINKNVDMIAARRREREYFSSTPEYKHLAHRMGSEHLAKMLSKHLENVIKSKIPGIQSLISKTISDLESELSRLGKPIAADAGGKLYSIMEICRAFDQIYKEHLDGVRPGGDKIYNVFDNQLPAALKRLQFDKQLSMENIRKLITEADGYQPHLIAPEQGYRRLIESTLVTIRGPAEAAVDAVHSLLKDLVHKAVSETVELRQYPGLRVEVGNAACESLERMRDESKKATLKLVDMECSYLTVDFFRKLPQDVEKGGNPSHSIFDRYNDGYLRRIGTTVLSYVNMVCATLRNSIPKSVVYCQVREAKRSLLDHFFTELGKMDQKRLSALLNEDPAVMERRAALAKRLELYRSAQAEIDTVAWAK